Within the Mycobacteriales bacterium genome, the region GGGGAAAGGGGAAACAGGCCGCCACGGCGGTACTGCGCCCCGGACTACCAATGGACACAGCCGGCGGGAAGCCCAGCAGCGGGACGGGCGCCGGCGCGGTCAGCCTGCCGGCCCGGCAGCTGAGCTGGCTCGAGGGCGAGCTGACGCGCTGGCAGGCGCAGGGCCGCATCGACGCGGGGACGGCGGTCGGCATCCGGGCGCAGTACACCGCGAGCCGCCGGTTCTCGCTGGCGCGGCTGCTGCTCGCGCTCGGTGGGGCCTTCGTCGGTGTCGGGCTGATCTGGCTGGTCGCCGCGAATGTCGAGCAGCTGTCGCCTGTGACGAGATTCGCCGGGGTCACGGTGTTCTGGCTCGGTGCGGTCGCGGGCGCCGAGCTGCTCGCCACCCCCGGCCGGCAGCAGGCCCCGAGCTCCGGCGGTGCCACGGTCGGGGCGGTCCGGCTGGTCGCCGCGCTGGCCTTCGGGGCCGTGGTCTTCCAGGCGGCGCAGAGCCTGCAGGTGCCGGCCTACGACTCCGGCCTGCTCGGCGCCTGGGCCGCCGGGGCGCTGCTCTACGCCTATGCCGCCGGTGCGGTCGCTCCGCTGCTGGTCGGCATCCTCACCGGGGTCGGCTGGTACGTCTGGGCGGTCACCGAACGCACCGCCTCCGTCGGGGGCGCCGTGGTGGCCCTGCTGCTCGCCGCCGTGCTGGCCACGGCCGTGGCGGTCGTCCACACCTCCGGATGGCAACCGGGATTCGCTCCGCCGTGGCGCCTGACCGGCGCGCTGCTGGCGCTCGGCGGGCTCTTCCTGGCGGCGCTCCCACACATCGGCCGCGACGGCGATGCGGTTTCCGGCGTGGTGTGGGCCGGCGCGGCGGCCGTCCTGCTGGCCGCGGCGGTGGCCGCCTTCCGCGCGGACCGGACGGGGCGGCTGGAGCTGGCCGCCGTTCTCGGCGCCGGCGCGCTCGCCCTGCTGCTGCTGCGGTGGCAGCCGCCCGGCGCCGACCGGGTGGCCGAGCTGTCCGGTGAGGCGCTGCTGCGGGCGGTCGCCGCGATCCTCGTCTACCTCCTGGCGGCGGCGTGGTTCGCCGTGCTGGGGGTGCTGCGCGACGCCGGCGGACTGACGCAGCTGGCCACCGGCGGGCTCGTCGTCTTCACCGTGGTGCAGAGCTTTGCAGTGTTCGAGCCGATCCTGTCGGGCGCGGCGTTGTTCCTCGCCCTCGGCGCGGTGCTCGCCGGGACGGGCTACCTGGTGGACCGCGGCCGGCGCCGGCTGGTCGCCGACGTCGCGGAGGTGACGACATGAGCTGGAGGTCGCGGTCGGTGCGGGTCGCGGTCGCCTGCCTGCTGCAGCTGGTGCTGGTCGGCGTCGCGGTGGCGCCGTCGCTGTCCGCGCGGGTCACGGGGGAGGAGTACCGGCTCGCGGTCGCGCCGGTCGATCCGGTCGACCCGTTCCGGGGCGCGTACGTCACCTTGAGCTATCCGGATCTGACGCAGGCCCGTGGTGACGGGTCGTCCCTGTCGGGCATCGTCTTCGTCCCGCTCGAACCGGTCGCCGGCAGCGACCTGTGGCGGGGCCGGCCGGCGCAGTCGCAGCGCCCCGCGCGCGGCCCCTACCTGCGGTGCAACGCGGACAGCTGGCGGCTGCGCTGCGGCATCGAGAGCCTGTTCGCCTCGCAGGACACCGCCAGCCGGCTCGAGCGCGAGCTCCTCGACGGAGCCGTCGCGACGATCCGGGTCGACCGCCGCGGAAACGCCGCCGTTCTCGGCGTGCAGCCGGACCGCTGACGGCTGCCGGCCGTCCGGGCCACAGCTGTCCGGGCCACGCTGTAGACAGGCGCGGTGAGCTTCGACCTCTACGGCCCGCTGCCGACCGGGACGACCGTGCTCGAAGCCAGCGCCGGCACCGGCAAGACCTGGACCATCGCGGCGCTCGCGACCCGTTACGTCGCCGAGGGACACGCCGAGCTGTCCGAGCTGATGCTCGCGACCTTCAGCCGGGCGGCCACCCAGGAGCTGCGGGAGCGGGTCCGCGAGCGGCTCACCTCGACCGCCCGCGCGCTCGGCCGCGGCGGGAGTGACGACCCGCTGGTACAGCACCTCGCCCACTGCAGCGACCCGGAGCTGACGCTGCGCCGGCAACGGCTGCGACAGGCGCTGGCGCAGTTCGACGCGGCCACCATCGCCACCACGCACAGCTTCTGCCAGCAGGTCCTGGACGGCCTCGGCATGGCCGGCGACCACGAGCCCGGCGTCACGATGGTCGAGTCGGTCGATGACCTGCTGCGCGAGGTGGTCGACGACCTCTACCTGCGCAAGTTCGCCGCGCACGGCGCCGATCTGCCGCAGTTGACGCCGAAGGATGCGCGGGAGGTCGCCCGCGCGGCCACCAGGGACCGGCAGGCGCGGCTCGAGCCGTCCGGCGCCGACCGCGCGTCGGCGCCGGGGCAACGGGTGGGGCTGGCCGCGGCCGCCCGGGCCGAGCTCGAGCGGCGCAAGCGGCTGACCGGCGTACGCGACTTCGACGACCTGCTGGTGCTGCTGCGCGACGCCCTGGCCCACCCGAGCCGCGGCGCGGCGGCCTGCGAACGGTTGCGCGCCCGCTACAAGGTCGTGCTGGTCGACGAAGTCCAGGACACCGACCCGGTGCAGTGGGAGATCCTGCGGCGGGCCTTCCACGGCTCGGTCGCGCTGGTGCTGATCGGTGACCCGAAGCAGGCCATCTACGCCTTCCGCGGCGCCGAGGTCCTGAGCTATCTGGACGCGGTCGGGGCGGCGGACCGGCACGAGACGCTCGCGACGAACTGGCGCAGCGACCAGGCCCTGCTGCACGGGCTCGAGCAGCTCTACGGCGGCGCCGCGCTGGGCCACCGGCAGATCCTCGTGCGGCCGGTCGAGGCGGCGCACCGGGTCCCGCGGCTGACCGGCACGCCGCCGGTGCGGCTGCGAGTGCTCGACCGCAGCGGCGCCGGACCGCCCGGCCGCAACGGCTTCCCCGTCCTGCCGCGGATCCGGGAGAAGGTCGCCGCCGACCTGGCGGCGCAGGTCGTACGCCTGCTGGACGGCCCGGCGCGGCTCGACCTGGACGGCGGGCCGCGCCCGGTGCGGCCCGGTGACATCGCGGTGCTGGCCCGCAGGCACGTGCACGCGCGGTTCGTGCAGGCGGCGCTGGAGCGGGCCGGGGTGCGGTGCGTCGTCTCCAGCAGCACCAGCGTCTTCGGCACGCAGAGCGCCCGCGACTGGCTGTGGCTGCTGCAGGCGCTGGAGCAGCCGCACCGCGCCGGGAAGGTCCGGCTCGCGGCCCTCACCCCGCTGCTCGGCTGGACGCCGGAGCAGCTGGACGCGGCCGGTGAGGAGGGGCTGGACCGCGTGGGCGCCCTCGTGCGGGAGGCGGCCGCGCGGTTCGAGGAGGTCGGGCCGGCGGCGGTGCTGGAGCGGCTGTCGGCGCAGACCCGGCTGGAGAGCCGGCTGCTCGGGGTCGAGGCGGGGGAGCGGCGGCTGACCGACCTGCGGCACCTCGCGCAGATCCTGCACCGCACCGCGGTCGAGCAGTCGCTCGGGCTCAGCGCACTCGTCGGCTGGCTCGGCGAGCGGGTCGAGGAGCCGGAGAGCGGGAGCCTGTCCGAGCGCAGCCGGCGGCTGGAGACCGACGCCGCGGCGGTCCAGATCGTCACCGTGCACGCCAGCAAGGGGCTGGAGTTTCCCGTCGTGTTCGTGCCGTACGGCTGGGACGGCGCGAAGAACCCGCAGCAGTCGACACTGCTCCTGCACGACCCCGACGGCACCCGGGTGCTCGACGTCGGGGGCAAGGACGGCCCCGGCTGGGACGAGCGCAGGAAGGCGGCCGAGGTGGAGGACGCGGGGGAGGAGCTGCGGCTGCTCTACGTCGCCCTCACCCGGGCGAGGTGCTCGGTCGTGCTGTGGTGGGCGCCGTCCGCGGTGACCGCGGCCTCCCCACTGCACCGGCTGCTGTTCGGGCGGGTCGAGGGCGACCCCGAGCCCGCTGCCCGCCCCCACGTTCCCGAGGACGACCCGGCGCTGGCGCGGCTGACGCAGTGGGCCCGGCCCGGCGGGATCGCGCTCGAGCCGGTCGGCACCGACGTGCCGCCGACGCGCTGGGAGCCCGCCGCCGATCCGGCGCCGAGCCTGGACGTCGCGCGCTTCACCCGGGTGCTGGACACGACCTGGCGACGCACCTCCTACTCCGCCCTGACGTCGGCGGTGCACGACGCCCCGCGGGTCGGCAGCGAGCCGGAGCAGCCCGACCTGACCGACGAGCCCGCCGACGGACCGGAAGGGCCGCGGTGGCTCGACAGCACGGTCGGCGTGCGGGGCGACGTCCCCGGCGACGTCGTCCGCGCCGGCCCGCCCTCGACGATGAACGCCCTCCCGTCCGGGGCCGCGTTCGGCACCCTGGTGCACGAGGTGTTGGAGGTGGTCGACACCTCCGCCGGCGACCTGGCAGCCGAGCTGCTGCTGCGCTGCCACCAGACGGTGTCGCGCCGGCTGGCGGCGGTGGACCCGGCAGCACTGGCCGAGGCGTTGCTGCCGGTGCTGCGCACCCCCCTTGCCCCTGGCCTGACGCTGGCCGACGTCCCGCCGCGGGACCGGCTGGCCGAGATGGACTTCGAGTTGCCGCTGTCCGGCGGCGACGACGTCACGGCTGTGCAAACCCGGCTGCAGGACGTCGCGGACCTGCTGCGCGCGCAGCTGCCGGCGGACGACCTGCTGGCGCCGTACGCCGACCTGCTCGAGACGGTGCAGGCGCCGCCGCTGCGCGGCTACCTGTCCGGCAGTCTGGACGCGGTCCTGCGACTGCCCGGCCCGTCGTACGTCGTCGTGGACTACAAGACCAACCGGCTCGGGCGCGGCGACCTGACGGCGCTGCACTACACCCGGCAGGCGATGGCGGCCGAGATGCTCCGCGCGCACTACCCGCTGCAGGCGCTGCTCTACGCCGTCGCGCTGCACCGCTTCCTGCGCTGGCGGCAGCCGGGCTACGACCCGGCGACGCACCTCGGTGGGGTGCAGTACCTGTTCGTACGCGGGATGGTCGGTCCGGCGACGCCGGCCGGCTGCGGGGTCTTCGCCTGGACACCGCCGAGCCCGCTGGTGACCGGGCTGTCCGACCTGCTGGCCGGCGTGTGAAGGCCCTGCGGGCGGCCGGCCTGCTGGGCGCCTTCAACACCGCAGGGGTGCTCGAGGCGGCGGACGTGCACGTCGCGCAACGGCTGGGCGCGCTGGCCCGGGAGAGTCGCGACGAGGTGCTGCTCGCCACCGCGCTCGCGGTGCGCGCGGTGCGGTTCGGCTCCACCTGCCTGGAGCTGGACCGGCTGTGTGAGGTGACGGTGGACGAGGAGTCCGACACCGACGTCGCCGCTCTGCCGTGGCCCTCGCCCGGCGGGCTGGTCGACGCACTGCGGCACAGCCCGCTGGTCGTCGGCGTCTCCGTCGGCTCGCTGCAGCCCCTGCGGCTGGTGGACACCGACGGTGGCCCGCTGCTCTACCTGGACCGCTACTGGCGCCAGGAGCAGTCGGTGCGCGAGGCGCTGGAGGACCGGGCGTTGCGGCGACCCGAGCTGGACCCGGCTGCCGTGCAGGTGCGGCTCGCGACGCTGTTCCCGGACTCCGCCGCGCCCGACCGGCAGCGCGTCGCGGTCGCACTGGCGGCGACCCGGTGGACCACGGTGCTGACCGGTGGACCGGGCACCGGCAAGACGAGGACCGTCGCGCGGGTGCTGGCGCTGCTCGACCGGCCCGGGTTGCGGATCGCGCTGGCGGCGCCCACGGGGAAGGCGGCCGCGCGGCTGCAGGAGGCGGTCGCCGAGCAGGCCGGGCCGCTCGGGCTCCCTCCAAACCTGACCGCCACCACCCTGCACCGGCTGCTCGGCTGGCGGCCGGACAGTCGGACCCGCTTCCGGCACGACGCGTCCGACCGGCTGCCGTACGACGTCGTGGTGGTGGACGAGAGCTCGATGGTCTCGCTGACGATGATGGCGCGGCTGCTGGAGGCGGTCCGGCCGGACGCCCGGCTCCTGCTGGTCGGTGACCCCCACCAGCTCACCTCGATCGACGCCGGAGCGGTGCTGGCCGACCTGGTGGAGCGTCCGGTCGGCGGAGCTGACGACCCGCTGCTGGCGCAGCTCGTCGGTCCGGACCTGTCGGCGGCGGACGACCCGCAGGAGGCAGCCCTGTCGACGCGGGAGCGGGAGCGGCTGCGCAACGGGATCGTCCGGCTCAGCCGTGGCCGCCGCTTCGGCGGGACCATCGCCGAGCTGGCCGTGGCGGTGCGTGATGGCCAGGCCGACCGGGCGCTCGAGCTGTTGACGGCCGGGGCGGCCGGCGTCTCCTTTCTTCCCCCTGGTGAGGTGGCGGCGGTGCGCGCGGACGTCGTCGCCTGGTCGGCTGCGGTGACCGAGGCGGCGGAGGCCGGGCGGGTCGAGCAGGCGCTGCTGCGGCTGGAGGCGCACACGCTGCTGTGCGCCCACCGGCGCGGGCCCGACGGCGTGGCGGAGTGGGCGCGGCTGGCGGCGGGCTGGGTCGGTGCCGTCCGCGGCGAGCCGGTGGATCCGTCGCGCTGGTATCCCGGGCAGCCGTTGCTGGTCACCCGGAACGACCACGAGGCCCGGGTCTACAACGGCGACACCGGTGTCGTCGTCCGCCGTGGTGAGGAGCTGCTGGCAGCCTTCGGCCGGGGGAGTGCCCAGGTGGTGCTCCACCCTGGCCGGCTGGCGGACGTGCAGACGGTGCACGCCATGACGATCCACCGCAGCCAGGGCAGCCAGTACGACACCGTGTCGGTGGTGCTGCCGGACACGGCGTCGTCGCTGCTGTCGCGCGAGCTGCTCTACACCGCGATCACGCGGGCCAGGAAGCACGTGCGGGTGCTCGGGACGCAGGAGTCGGTGCGGGCGGCCGTGGACCGACAGGTGCTGCGGGCCAGCGGGTTGCGGCGGATCGTCAGCGACGGCGGTTGAACCAGCACGCCGAACCGACGCTGCGTCAGCAGGCGGCACCTTCGCCCCCGTCGAGACGCCCGTAACCACCCTTGACGGCCAGCGCGACTCGCCCTACGTTCTGGAATCGATCTCAGGAATCGTTTCCAAGCCTCTGGAGAACTACGTGCCGGCGCAACTAATCATCGACGAGATCCAGGTGCACGTCCTGCAGGTTCCGCTGCAGAAGACGTTCTGGATGTCCACGGAGGCGTACACGACGGCGGGGCAGATCTTCGTCGCGATCCGTACGGCTGACGGTTTGACCGGTTATGGACAGGCCCACGGCAACCCGCTGGACGAGATCGCCCAGGTCGTCCGGGAGGACCTCGCTCCGATCGTGCTCGGGGGAAGCGCCTGGAATGTCAGGGACCTGTGGCAACAGATGTTCGAGATGACCTACCGGCGCACGAAGGCAGTCACGACCGGTCAACCGCACTTCGGCAACCGAGGTCGCTACCAGACGATGGCGGCCATAGCGGCCGTGGACATCGCCCTCTGGGACCTTCGCGCGAAGGCTGCCGACCTCCCGCTGCACCGTCTGCTGGGCACCGAGCGCAGCACTGTGCCCGCGTACGCCTCGGGTGGCTACTACCCCAGCTCCGAGCGCGATGCCCTCGGCATCGATGGCCTTTTGGAGGAAATGGGGACCTACGTGGACGGTGGCTTCGACACTGCCAAGATGAAGGTGGGCCGGGACCCCGACAACGACATTCGGCGGGTGGCCGCCGTGCGGGAGCACTTCCCCGACCTGCGCTTACTGGTCGATGCCAACGGCGCCTGGACCTTCACCGAAGCGGCGCGGGCCGCTGCCGGGTTCGCCGACTACGGCGTGGCCTGGCTGGAGGAACCGCTGGCCTGGTTTGCCAACGCCACGGATCTCGGGCGGCTCGCCGAGGTCAGCCCGGTGCCGCTTGCCGGCGGCGAGCAGGAGCCTCACAAGTGGGCATGCGTGCCGATGCTCGACCAGGGCAACCTGCGTTATCTGCAACTGGACTGCACACGAGCCGGTGGCATCACTGAATGGCTCGACGCCGCGGCCTTCGCCGTGCAGCGCAACGTGGGACTCGCCCCTCACCATGACCCGCAAATCCACAGTCACCTGCTGGCGGCCTACGGCGACGACGTGATCCAGGAGACCTTCCCCGATCCGGTCCGGGATCCGCTGTGGGACCTGTTCTTCCTGCGGCGACCGACCCTGGAGAACGGCATGGTTCAACTTCCGGCCGCGCCCGGGCTGGGCTTCGAGCCTGACCCGAAGATGCTCCGGCGTTGGAGCGTCGCCTCGTGGACCTGCACTGGCACCAGGGCCGACGTCAGCGTCCGCCAAGGATCCGTCAGCACAGCGGCAGCCGGCTGACCCACGACCGCCTGCACATTCTGCGCCAGCCGCCCGTCCATGTACGGGCCGCTCAAACTCGAGAAGGAGAGCACCTGATGGCTACATCGTTTCTACGGACCCGACACCGCTACACCCGGCTGACACTCCCCCTGCTGATCGTCGTGATGGCTACGGCCTGTGGCGGCGTCGACGCAGAAAAGGCCACGGCAGGAAAAGGCAGCGGCTCGGCCGGTGGCAAGACACTGACCACAGGTTGGGGCCCGAGTAACGGCCAGTGGTACCTGTACGGAGCACAGTCGATGGCCATCCTGGAAAAGGCCACCGGACTGGACATCACGGTCCGGGAGAGCGCGGGCAGTGAAGAAAATGCGATCCGCATGGATCGGGGTGAACTGGACGTCGGCATGCTGGATGCCAACGGGGCCACAAAGGCTCTAGGCGAGGGCCACAGTCTGACGGCGTTGTTCCCGCTGTCGATCGTCGTCTGGCAGATGGTCGTGGGTGAAGACACTGATATCCACACGATCGAGGATCTCGCGGGCTCGAAGTTCAACGCGGGTCCGGTCGGTGGGGCCAGCGCCATGGTCACGCAGGAGGTCCTCGAAGAAGGCCTCGGGCTCGACATCAACTGGTTCGAGGCGACGGCACCTGACGCGCAGTCCGCCTACCAGGGGCGTCAGATCGATGGGTTCGCCCTCAGGGGAGCTGGTGTCCAGGCCGACGGCGCGGTCCTTGAGGTGAACTCCGCGCGGCCGGTCCGGCTGCTGTCCTTCACCGACGAGCAGATGCAGGTCGCACAGAAGGTGAGCCCGGATCTCGCGCCGGCCACCATTCCCGCTTCCACGTACGGCACGGACAAGGACATCCAGGCACTGGGGTACTGGGGGGTCGTTGTCGGCGCTGCCGCCGATTTCGACGAAGAGCAGGCCTACCTGCTGACGAAGGGTTTCTGGGAAGAGATCGACAAGATCGCGGCACAGCTGCCGCAGACCAAGGGGATGAAGCCGGAAGACGCCGTGACCGAAGCGCTCATGCCTCTGCATTCAGGAGCCGTGCGGTACTACGAAGAACTGGGCATCGAGGTTCCTAGCGAAGTGCGGGCACCCGCCGCCCGGAACTGATGATGGAGGCCACCTCACGGCCTGCGGCCCGCGACGCAGGCAGTGACGCAGACCCCACCGCTGTTCTTGACCCGATCCAGCACAGGCTGGAGGAGGCTGCCGTTGTCGGTGGCGAGGCGCATCCCGGTGCGGCGGAGGCAGCGGGCCACGTCAAACCGCGTTGGCGCATCATCGCCCTCGCAGTTGTCGGTGTCGCGACCGTGGTGTTCCACGTTCTGACGGCGTGGACCGGCCCCCTCACGAGTTTTCGGCAGACGTCGATACACGTGCTCGCCGCCACGGCCATGTGTCTGCTCAACAACTGGGACGGCAGTGGCCCGCCGGGTACTCGGCGGGCTCGGGCAGCGGGGGCGCTGGCCGCGCTCAATCTCACCATCGTCGCGGTCGGTACCGTGTACGTGTTCCTGAACTTCCAGCGCATCGCCTTCGAGTTCGGGTACGCCCGCCCGACGAGCACGGACATCGTGCTCGGAGTGGCGATGCTTCTTGCAGTGTTTGCCGCAGCGAGGCGGGCGATCGGCTGGGCCTTCCCGATCATCGCCGGGCTTCTTTTCGCGTACGGCCTGTGGGGGCACCACGCGCCGGGGGTGCTCTCCCACGCGCAGATGTCCTTCACCGATCTGGTCGCGGACGGGTTCATCAGTCCGCTGGGCATCTTCGGCGCCATCACGGCGACATCGGCCACGGATATAGCGGTCTTCATCATCCTGGGTGGACTGCTCATGACCACCGGCGGAGGTGATGGTTTCCTGAAGCTCGCGCTCGTGGTCGCGGGACGTCGGCGGGGTGGCCCGGGCAAGGTCGTGGTCGTCTCCAGCGCGCTGTTCGGCATGATCAACGGCAGTGCGGTGGCCAACACGGCCAGCACCGGCGCCATCACCATTCCGATGATGATTCGGTACGGCTTCAGGCCGCGATTCGCTGCCGGAATCGAGGCAGCCGCCTCTACCGGCGGCCAGTGGACCCCGCCGATCATGGGCGCAGTCGTGTTTCTCATGGCACAGCTGCTGAGCATCCCGTACTACCAGCTGGCGGTCGCCGCGATCATTCCGGCGGTCATCTTCTATGTCGCGTTCTTCTGCACCATCCACACGGAGGCAAACAAGCACGGACTGGTCGGTATCCCCAAGAGCGACCTGCCCAAGCTGCGCGGCTTCGTGGACGAGCTTTGCATCCTGTTCCCGCCCGTGCTGGTCCTTCTGTTCATGATCGTGCAGCGGTATCCGGTCCGCATGGCCGGGTTCGCCGCCGTGGTCACCCTGCTGGCCGCCGCCACCGTCATCCAGTTACTCTGGCGCCGCACCTCGCTCCGCGACTACGCTCAGATGCTCATCGCCGGCAGCGTGGGTGCAGCGAGCACCATCGGCGTCATCGGCGTGCTGGTCGCAGGATCCCAGGTGATCGTGGCAGTCGTCGGCACCACGGCATTGGGGCTGAACCTCGGACAGTTGGTCTTCCAGCTGGCCACAGCCTCGTTGCTGGGGGCGCTGCTCCTCGCCGGCGTCATCAACATCGTCCTGGGTCTGAGCCTGCCTACGGTTCCGTCCTACCTCATCGCCATCGCCATTACCGGCGCCGCGCTGGAGGGCCTTGGGCTCGAGCCCATCGCCGTGCACTTCTTCGCGCTCTACTTCGCGACGCTCGGAGGTCTCACGCCCCCCATCGGGGCCACCTGTTTCGTGGCCGCGGCTATCGCCAAGACGGGGTGGGTGGGGGTGTCGTTCACTGCGATGCGCTTGTCGGCGATCGCTTTCATCATGCCATTCGTCTTTGCCCTGCGGCCTGAACTACTGCTCGTGGGTGACGTCCAGGCAATCGTTGAAGTCGCTGTCAGCACAGCTGTGGGCGCGGTTGCTCTCAGTGTGGCGATGACCGGGTACGGCACCCGCCGGCTGCGCGTTTGGGAAGTGGGGCTACTGCTTGCCAGCGCCGCGGCTCTGCTGGTTCCCGGTGGAGTCACGAACCTCTTCGGCGCGGCGGGCGTCGGCCTTGTCTTCCTGGCGCACTTTGTCGTTCGCGAGGCCGAGTCGGCGCAGACAGTTGACAACTACGGAAGAGAGAGCAAATGAAACTCGAGACGCTCGAGACCATCCCTGTCGTGGCGAAACTACCGAAGGTGTTCCACGGGTCGTACTACAAGATGGACCGGCGGGCCACGTTGGTCACGAGAATACGTACGGATGAGGGGGTGGTCGCCGAGGTCTACAACGGCGACGAAGTTGAGACACAGCACGAGATCGCCAAGATCATGCAGCAGGAGTTGTGGCCGCGGATCGTCGGGATGAACCCGTTGCAGATCCAGGCCGTGCGCGCAGCGATGCTGCCGGTCACGTTCGACATCCTCCGCGACCGGGACCTCGTGATCATGGCCATCTCGGCCATCGACACCGCGTTGTGGGACATCGTGGGAAAGGCCGCCGGCCTGCCGTTGGCCACGCTGTGGGGCGGCTACGCGGACAGGTTGCCCCTGATCGGGATCGG harbors:
- a CDS encoding TRAP transporter fused permease subunit; this encodes MMEATSRPAARDAGSDADPTAVLDPIQHRLEEAAVVGGEAHPGAAEAAGHVKPRWRIIALAVVGVATVVFHVLTAWTGPLTSFRQTSIHVLAATAMCLLNNWDGSGPPGTRRARAAGALAALNLTIVAVGTVYVFLNFQRIAFEFGYARPTSTDIVLGVAMLLAVFAAARRAIGWAFPIIAGLLFAYGLWGHHAPGVLSHAQMSFTDLVADGFISPLGIFGAITATSATDIAVFIILGGLLMTTGGGDGFLKLALVVAGRRRGGPGKVVVVSSALFGMINGSAVANTASTGAITIPMMIRYGFRPRFAAGIEAAASTGGQWTPPIMGAVVFLMAQLLSIPYYQLAVAAIIPAVIFYVAFFCTIHTEANKHGLVGIPKSDLPKLRGFVDELCILFPPVLVLLFMIVQRYPVRMAGFAAVVTLLAAATVIQLLWRRTSLRDYAQMLIAGSVGAASTIGVIGVLVAGSQVIVAVVGTTALGLNLGQLVFQLATASLLGALLLAGVINIVLGLSLPTVPSYLIAIAITGAALEGLGLEPIAVHFFALYFATLGGLTPPIGATCFVAAAIAKTGWVGVSFTAMRLSAIAFIMPFVFALRPELLLVGDVQAIVEVAVSTAVGAVALSVAMTGYGTRRLRVWEVGLLLASAAALLVPGGVTNLFGAAGVGLVFLAHFVVREAESAQTVDNYGRESK